In the genome of Aureimonas sp. OT7, one region contains:
- the dut gene encoding dUTP diphosphatase encodes MSIDVKVKRLPHAADMPLPAYESAGAAGADLRAAVADVLEIPPMGRALVPTGLCFEIPDGYEMQVRPRSGLAARHGITLLNTPGTVDSDYRGEVKVILVNLGDTAFEVRRGERIAQAVVAPVTRARYTEADDLAETGRGAGGFGSTGQ; translated from the coding sequence ATGAGCATCGACGTCAAGGTGAAGCGCTTGCCGCATGCCGCGGACATGCCTCTGCCGGCTTACGAGAGCGCCGGGGCGGCGGGCGCCGACCTGCGCGCCGCCGTCGCGGACGTGCTTGAGATACCGCCGATGGGCCGGGCATTGGTGCCGACCGGCCTGTGCTTCGAGATACCGGACGGTTACGAGATGCAGGTCCGGCCGCGTTCGGGCCTTGCGGCCCGCCACGGGATCACCCTTCTCAACACGCCGGGCACGGTTGATAGCGATTATCGCGGCGAGGTGAAGGTGATCCTCGTCAATCTTGGCGACACCGCATTCGAAGTGCGGCGCGGCGAGCGGATCGCGCAGGCCGTCGTGGCGCCGGTTACGCGCGCCCGCTATACCGAGGCCGACGATCTTGCGGAAACCGGACGCGGAGCCGGCGGTTTCGGCTCCACGGGACAGTGA
- the ubiB gene encoding 2-polyprenylphenol 6-hydroxylase, with product MGSLYGIVALLRAGWVLMREGVISALPAEGLPPGPRLAHRLAGLVARRSARRKARSERLSQALNRLGPSYVKLGQFLATRPDIVGQSLALELGHLQDSVPPFPTALAIATVEASLGRTIDDLFLSFGEPVGAASIAQVHKARVRTPDGERDVAVKVIRPGVRARFRRELNAFAFIARMMERFVRSSRRLRPVAVVDTLAQSTRIEMDLRLEAAASSEMAENIRNDPGFRVPAVDWERTGRDVLTMEWIDGIKMSDVAGVAAAGHDLKALGVNVVQNFLRQSMRDGFFHADMHQGNLFVAPDGAIVAVDLGIVGRLSSDSRRFLAEILYGFIRRDYRRVAEVHFEAGYVPRNQDVLSFAQALRAIGEPIHGQPAETISMGHLLTLLFEVTELFDMRTRPELVLLQKTMVVVEGVARSYDPRFNMWEAAEPVVSDYIRGELGPAAKLSELRDVLEAIVKIGRRLPDYAVGLEVLGKHLPDLVDNGIRINDDSLQELAQDTKAGILFGHIAQWITAIGVAAIAASLLLR from the coding sequence CTGGGTTCGCTGTACGGTATCGTGGCGCTGCTGCGCGCTGGCTGGGTGCTGATGCGCGAAGGCGTGATCTCGGCCCTGCCGGCCGAAGGGCTGCCACCCGGGCCGCGACTTGCGCACAGGCTGGCCGGCCTGGTGGCGCGGCGCTCGGCGCGGCGCAAGGCACGCTCCGAACGGCTGTCGCAGGCGTTGAACCGGCTGGGCCCATCCTATGTGAAGCTCGGCCAATTTCTTGCGACACGGCCCGACATCGTCGGACAGAGCCTGGCGCTGGAGCTCGGCCATCTGCAGGACAGCGTGCCGCCGTTCCCGACCGCACTAGCCATCGCGACGGTGGAGGCATCGCTTGGCCGCACCATCGACGACCTTTTCCTGAGCTTCGGCGAGCCGGTGGGCGCGGCGTCCATCGCGCAGGTGCACAAGGCGCGCGTGCGGACGCCGGACGGAGAGCGGGACGTGGCCGTGAAGGTCATCCGCCCCGGCGTGCGCGCCCGCTTCCGCCGCGAGTTGAACGCATTTGCCTTCATCGCCCGGATGATGGAGCGTTTCGTGCGCTCGTCGCGCCGCCTGCGGCCCGTGGCCGTCGTCGATACGCTGGCGCAAAGTACGCGGATCGAGATGGACCTTCGGCTCGAGGCTGCCGCCTCGTCCGAGATGGCCGAGAACATCCGCAACGACCCCGGTTTTCGCGTTCCGGCCGTCGACTGGGAGCGGACCGGCCGCGACGTCCTGACGATGGAGTGGATCGACGGCATCAAGATGAGCGACGTCGCGGGCGTTGCCGCGGCCGGGCACGATCTGAAGGCGCTCGGCGTCAATGTCGTGCAGAACTTCCTGCGCCAGTCGATGCGGGACGGCTTCTTCCATGCCGACATGCACCAGGGCAATCTCTTCGTCGCACCGGACGGCGCCATCGTGGCCGTCGACCTCGGCATCGTCGGCCGCCTCTCGTCGGACAGCAGGCGCTTCCTGGCGGAGATCCTCTACGGCTTCATCCGCCGGGATTACCGACGCGTCGCCGAAGTGCATTTCGAGGCCGGCTATGTGCCCCGCAACCAGGATGTCCTGTCCTTCGCGCAGGCACTGCGCGCCATCGGCGAGCCGATCCACGGCCAGCCGGCGGAAACCATATCCATGGGGCACCTGCTGACCCTGCTCTTCGAGGTGACGGAACTGTTCGACATGCGCACCCGGCCCGAACTGGTGCTGCTGCAGAAGACGATGGTCGTGGTGGAAGGCGTCGCCCGAAGCTACGATCCCAGGTTCAACATGTGGGAAGCCGCCGAACCCGTCGTGTCCGACTATATCCGTGGCGAACTCGGCCCCGCGGCCAAGCTGTCGGAGCTGCGCGACGTGCTGGAGGCCATCGTGAAGATCGGCCGCCGCCTGCCCGACTATGCGGTCGGGCTGGAGGTGCTCGGCAAGCACTTGCCCGACCTGGTCGACAACGGCATCCGCATCAACGACGATTCCCTGCAGGAACTGGCGCAGGATACCAAGGCCGGCATCCTGTTCGGGCATATCGCGCAATGGATAACGGCTATCGGCGTGGCGGCGATCGCCGCCAGCCTGCTTCTGAGGTAG
- the ubiE gene encoding bifunctional demethylmenaquinone methyltransferase/2-methoxy-6-polyprenyl-1,4-benzoquinol methylase UbiE encodes MSRNRITDADGMETSYGFETVSGKAEKQARVDEVFHRVASRYDLMNDLMSGGMHRLWKDALVNWLAPSRRPGWRFVDVAGGTGDVAFRIVEASRRNAQGTVLDINASMLGVGAERAAKRGLQDNLTFVEGNAESLSLPDGDFDAYTIAFGIRNVPRIDLALAEAYRVLKPGGRFLCLEFSEVDLPVLDKVYDAWSFRAIPAIGEAVAKDRASYAYLVESIRKFPNQENFASMIRTAGFERVSWRNLSGGIAAIHSGWKI; translated from the coding sequence ATGTCGCGCAACCGCATCACCGACGCCGATGGCATGGAAACCTCCTACGGCTTCGAGACCGTCTCCGGCAAGGCAGAGAAGCAGGCCCGCGTGGACGAGGTGTTCCACCGCGTCGCCAGCCGCTACGACCTGATGAACGACCTGATGTCCGGAGGCATGCACCGCCTGTGGAAGGACGCGCTGGTCAACTGGCTGGCCCCGTCGCGCCGGCCGGGCTGGCGTTTCGTCGACGTGGCCGGCGGAACCGGCGACGTCGCCTTCCGCATCGTCGAGGCGTCGAGGCGCAATGCGCAGGGCACGGTGCTGGACATCAACGCCTCGATGCTCGGCGTCGGCGCGGAACGCGCCGCCAAGCGCGGCCTCCAGGACAATCTGACCTTCGTGGAAGGAAATGCCGAAAGCCTGTCTTTGCCGGACGGCGATTTCGACGCCTACACCATCGCCTTCGGCATCCGCAACGTGCCGCGCATCGACCTTGCGCTGGCCGAGGCCTACCGCGTGCTCAAGCCGGGCGGCCGTTTCCTGTGTCTCGAATTCTCCGAGGTCGATCTTCCGGTGCTCGATAAGGTCTACGACGCCTGGTCCTTCCGGGCCATTCCCGCCATCGGCGAGGCAGTGGCCAAAGATCGGGCATCCTATGCGTATCTTGTCGAGTCGATCCGCAAATTTCCCAATCAGGAGAATTTCGCGTCGATGATCCGCACGGCCGGCTTCGAACGCGTATCCTGGCGCAACCTGTCGGGTGGCATCGCCGCCATCCATTCCGGCTGGAAGATCTGA
- the rpsT gene encoding 30S ribosomal protein S20 — translation MANTPSAKKATRKIARRTAINKARRSRVRTFLRKVEEAILAGDKAAATAALKACEPEMARAASKGVFHKNLVSRKISRLSNRVKAVAAA, via the coding sequence ATGGCCAATACCCCTTCGGCCAAGAAGGCTACGCGGAAGATCGCGCGCCGGACGGCTATCAACAAGGCGCGCCGCTCGCGCGTTCGCACCTTCCTCCGCAAGGTTGAGGAAGCCATCCTCGCCGGCGACAAGGCCGCTGCCACGGCAGCCTTGAAGGCATGCGAGCCTGAAATGGCCCGCGCCGCTTCGAAGGGCGTGTTCCACAAGAACCTCGTTTCCCGCAAGATTTCGCGCCTGTCGAACCGCGTCAAGGCCGTCGCCGCCGCCTGA
- the mutM gene encoding bifunctional DNA-formamidopyrimidine glycosylase/DNA-(apurinic or apyrimidinic site) lyase — MPELPEVETVRRGLAPAMEGATIISVALNRADLRFPFDGDFAQRLAGQRILSLSRRAKYLLCELETDDILAMHLGMSGSFRIERPHAEADRPGLFHHPRAEGRLHDHVAIHLQRPDGSTPSIVYNDPRRFGFMRLLTRAQMAEDPMFRNLGVEPTGNALSPGYLALRLAGRAAPLKSALLDQTIIAGLGNIYVCEALWRARLSPRRSAGSLVRASGQATERLERLTVHIRETIADAIAAGGSSLRDYRQADGSLGYFQHAFAAYDREGQPCRHEGCAGTIARIVQSGRSTFFCPVCQR; from the coding sequence ATGCCTGAGCTACCGGAAGTAGAAACCGTACGACGCGGGCTCGCCCCTGCGATGGAAGGCGCCACCATAATCTCGGTTGCGCTCAACCGGGCCGACCTGCGGTTCCCCTTCGATGGAGATTTTGCGCAACGGCTTGCCGGCCAGCGCATCCTGTCGCTGTCGCGCCGCGCCAAATACCTGCTTTGCGAGTTGGAAACCGACGACATCCTCGCCATGCACCTCGGCATGTCGGGATCTTTCCGCATCGAAAGGCCGCATGCCGAAGCGGACAGGCCCGGCCTTTTCCACCATCCGAGGGCCGAGGGTCGCCTGCACGATCATGTGGCGATCCATCTCCAGCGGCCGGACGGCTCCACGCCCAGCATCGTCTACAACGATCCACGCCGCTTCGGCTTCATGCGTCTTCTGACGCGTGCGCAGATGGCCGAGGACCCGATGTTCCGCAACCTCGGCGTTGAGCCGACGGGCAACGCGCTGTCGCCCGGGTATCTCGCCCTGCGCCTCGCCGGCCGGGCAGCGCCCCTGAAGTCCGCCCTCCTCGACCAGACGATCATTGCCGGGCTCGGCAACATCTATGTGTGCGAGGCGCTGTGGCGGGCACGCCTGTCGCCGCGCAGGAGCGCGGGCTCCCTCGTCCGCGCCTCCGGACAGGCGACGGAACGGCTGGAGCGGCTGACCGTCCATATCCGCGAGACCATCGCCGACGCCATAGCGGCCGGCGGCTCCTCGCTGCGCGACTACCGGCAGGCCGACGGCAGCCTCGGCTATTTCCAGCATGCCTTCGCCGCCTACGACCGCGAGGGACAGCCCTGCCGGCACGAAGGTTGCGCAGGCACCATCGCACGGATCGTGCAGTCGGGCCGCTCGACCTTCTTCTGCCCCGTCTGCCAGCGTTGA
- the coaBC gene encoding bifunctional phosphopantothenoylcysteine decarboxylase/phosphopantothenate--cysteine ligase CoaBC: MESTLSGKRILLVVGGGIAAYKALDLIRRLRERGAAVTPILTAAGAQFVTPLAVGALSATHVYDDLFSRDDEQDVGHIRLAREADLILVAPATADRMAQMAAGLAGDLAGAVLLAARCPILLAPAMNPAMWMHPATRRSAALLERDGIGFVGPEHGEMAEAGESGLGRMSEPLAIVAAVEARLAAQGGKPLSGRRAVVTSGPTHEPIDPVRYIANRSSGRQGHAVAEALAEAGAQVTLVSGPVSIPDPAGVHVVRVETALQMLAAVEAALPADIGVFVAAVADWRAAEQASDKIKKRVGEAPGPLALAENPDILATIGHGPGRPRLVVGFAAETSSLMGNARAKLERKGADMIVANDVSGDVMGGTRNRVHLLTAAGAEDWPELPKAEVARRLARRFATMLGDME; this comes from the coding sequence ATGGAGAGCACGCTCTCGGGAAAACGCATTCTCCTGGTCGTCGGCGGCGGCATCGCCGCCTACAAGGCGCTCGACCTCATCCGCCGCCTCCGGGAGCGCGGCGCCGCCGTGACGCCGATCCTCACGGCGGCCGGAGCGCAGTTCGTGACGCCGCTGGCCGTGGGCGCGCTCTCGGCAACGCACGTCTACGACGATCTTTTCTCGCGCGACGATGAACAGGATGTCGGCCATATCCGGTTGGCGCGCGAGGCGGACCTGATCCTCGTCGCGCCGGCGACCGCCGATCGCATGGCGCAGATGGCTGCCGGCCTGGCCGGCGACCTGGCCGGCGCCGTGCTGCTGGCGGCGCGCTGCCCCATCCTGCTTGCTCCGGCAATGAACCCGGCCATGTGGATGCACCCTGCCACCCGGCGCAGCGCAGCCCTGCTTGAACGGGACGGCATCGGCTTCGTCGGTCCCGAGCACGGGGAAATGGCCGAAGCGGGCGAAAGCGGACTTGGCCGCATGAGCGAGCCGCTGGCCATCGTTGCCGCGGTCGAAGCCCGGCTGGCCGCCCAGGGGGGCAAGCCGCTGTCCGGCCGTCGCGCCGTGGTGACGTCCGGCCCCACGCATGAGCCGATCGACCCCGTGCGCTACATCGCCAACCGCTCGTCCGGGCGGCAGGGCCACGCCGTGGCCGAGGCCCTGGCCGAGGCCGGCGCGCAGGTGACGCTGGTCTCCGGCCCGGTCTCCATCCCCGATCCGGCGGGCGTGCATGTCGTGCGGGTGGAGACGGCCTTGCAGATGCTGGCCGCGGTGGAGGCCGCACTTCCGGCCGATATCGGCGTTTTCGTCGCCGCCGTCGCCGACTGGCGGGCTGCGGAACAGGCGAGCGACAAGATCAAGAAGCGCGTCGGTGAGGCGCCGGGGCCGCTGGCGCTCGCCGAAAATCCGGACATTCTCGCGACGATCGGCCACGGTCCGGGACGGCCGCGCCTGGTGGTCGGCTTCGCGGCCGAGACATCGTCGCTGATGGGCAATGCGCGGGCCAAGCTTGAGCGCAAAGGCGCCGACATGATCGTTGCAAACGACGTGTCCGGCGATGTGATGGGCGGCACGCGGAACCGCGTCCATCTTCTGACGGCGGCGGGTGCCGAGGACTGGCCGGAATTGCCGAAAGCGGAAGTCGCCCGGCGGCTGGCCCGCCGCTTCGCCACCATGCTGGGGGATATGGAATGA
- a CDS encoding outer membrane beta-barrel protein has protein sequence MNRFALLLASAAFVTPAVAADVIYEEPAPAPVVAYEPAFTWTGFYVGGQAGVAFNRDSGLFSTDSSFIGSSDDGEASFIGGGHVGYDYQMGNFLIGAVADLNYIDASTASSYTLPGSTVVYGAQQDIDYVGTVRAKLGYAADRFAVYATGGLAYGDTSNNYLGSSTATLSVGGAAPALYDVSVSEDTDDVGYAVGAGVEYLVTQNFSLGVEYLYTDLGDSKLDVTYTPVAGGAGGSVTTTSSSDLDFHTVWAKASFRFN, from the coding sequence ATGAACCGTTTCGCACTTCTTCTGGCTTCGGCCGCTTTCGTTACGCCCGCCGTGGCTGCGGACGTCATCTATGAAGAGCCGGCTCCGGCTCCGGTCGTCGCTTACGAGCCTGCCTTCACCTGGACCGGCTTCTACGTCGGTGGCCAGGCCGGCGTTGCCTTCAACCGTGACTCGGGCCTGTTCTCCACGGACTCGTCCTTCATCGGTTCCAGCGATGATGGCGAAGCTTCGTTCATCGGCGGTGGTCACGTCGGTTACGACTACCAGATGGGCAACTTCCTCATTGGTGCCGTCGCCGACCTGAACTACATCGATGCCTCGACGGCTTCGTCCTACACGCTGCCGGGTTCGACGGTGGTTTACGGTGCGCAGCAGGACATCGACTATGTCGGTACCGTCCGCGCCAAGCTCGGCTACGCGGCTGACCGCTTCGCCGTGTACGCCACGGGTGGTCTCGCTTACGGCGACACCAGCAACAACTACCTCGGCAGCAGCACCGCTACGCTGTCCGTCGGTGGCGCTGCTCCCGCCCTGTACGATGTCTCCGTCTCGGAAGACACGGATGATGTCGGTTACGCGGTTGGCGCCGGCGTCGAGTACCTTGTGACGCAGAACTTCTCGCTCGGCGTCGAGTACCTCTACACCGACCTCGGCGACTCGAAGCTCGATGTCACCTATACCCCGGTCGCCGGCGGCGCGGGTGGCAGCGTGACGACGACGTCCTCGTCGGACCTCGACTTCCACACCGTGTGGGCCAAGGCTTCGTTCCGCTTCAACTAA
- a CDS encoding class I SAM-dependent methyltransferase, which yields MKEHETHVVSQFGPQAAAYVASAVHASGPDLEALERIVAAKRPENALDLGTGGGHVAYRLAAHATQVTAVDLSADMLAAVAATASDRGLGNLLTVESAVETLPFEDGAFDFLACRYSAHHWSDLEAGIRQARRVLKSGSPAVFIDAVAAGSALADTHLQAVELLRDTSHVRDYSPAEWMAVLARTGFAVENSRMFRVRMDFKVWIARMRTPDENARVIRKLQDGASQSVRRHFAIEDDGSFMLDVMMVEARAA from the coding sequence ATGAAAGAGCATGAAACGCATGTCGTATCGCAGTTCGGGCCGCAGGCGGCGGCTTACGTGGCGAGTGCGGTTCACGCGTCGGGGCCCGATCTGGAAGCCCTCGAGCGCATCGTCGCGGCAAAGCGCCCCGAAAACGCGCTGGACCTCGGCACCGGCGGGGGGCACGTCGCCTATCGTCTCGCAGCCCATGCGACGCAGGTGACGGCCGTGGACCTGTCTGCCGACATGCTGGCCGCCGTCGCGGCGACGGCGTCGGACAGGGGTCTGGGCAACCTTCTGACCGTCGAAAGCGCTGTGGAAACGCTGCCATTCGAGGACGGCGCATTCGACTTTCTCGCCTGCCGCTATTCCGCGCATCACTGGAGCGATCTCGAAGCCGGCATCCGCCAGGCACGGCGCGTCCTGAAATCCGGATCGCCGGCGGTTTTCATCGACGCGGTCGCGGCCGGTTCGGCGCTTGCCGATACCCACCTGCAGGCGGTGGAGCTTCTGCGCGACACCTCGCATGTCCGCGACTACAGTCCGGCCGAATGGATGGCGGTGCTGGCGCGCACGGGTTTTGCCGTCGAAAATTCGCGCATGTTCAGGGTCCGGATGGACTTCAAGGTGTGGATAGCGCGGATGCGCACTCCGGACGAGAATGCCCGCGTCATACGCAAGCTGCAGGACGGCGCGTCGCAGTCCGTGCGCCGGCATTTCGCCATCGAGGACGACGGCTCTTTCATGCTGGACGTCATGATGGTCGAGGCGCGCGCCGCCTGA
- a CDS encoding cytochrome P450: MDTITEPFLAPAPTPHTKPLGMLGFVLTASRNPIEIWGSRAFKEPYLKANWLRVPTVIVNDPAGIRHCLVDNARNYAMQPLRQRVLRPMLRDGLLTAEGELWKRTRKALAPVFTPRNIDGLTPVMAARSARFAEGLAKSGGPVDVAFQMTLLTYDILQATLFSDDITGEPKEFARSMETFLARMGRVDPLDILDAPAFLPRINRLIGMRSTNYFRRLIADTMERRIAMLERAPDAAPNDFLTMLLKADGLSRSEIEDNIITFIGAGHETTARALGWTLYLLAQAPDERRKVEKELDATLDGLPDPAQWLDRLPRTRAALEEAMRLYPPAPSLNRTALADDSVGGIDIPAGASLLVMPWLVHRNELYWDRPGYFIPDRFMPGEREKLDRFQYLPFGVGPRVCIGSSFAMHEGVIALASLMRHLRFDYVGTEQPYPVQKITVQPRGGLPMRVSRR, from the coding sequence ATGGACACAATCACAGAGCCGTTCCTGGCCCCGGCCCCGACGCCCCACACCAAGCCGCTCGGAATGCTCGGCTTCGTGCTGACGGCATCGCGCAACCCCATCGAGATATGGGGATCGCGCGCTTTCAAGGAGCCGTATCTCAAGGCCAACTGGCTGCGGGTGCCCACCGTCATCGTCAACGATCCGGCGGGCATCCGCCACTGCCTCGTCGACAACGCCCGCAACTACGCGATGCAGCCTCTACGCCAGCGGGTGCTGCGCCCCATGCTGCGCGACGGGCTGCTGACGGCCGAAGGGGAGTTGTGGAAGCGCACCCGAAAAGCGCTCGCCCCGGTCTTCACGCCGCGCAACATAGATGGGCTGACGCCCGTCATGGCGGCCCGCAGCGCACGCTTCGCCGAGGGGCTCGCCAAAAGCGGCGGACCGGTCGACGTCGCCTTCCAGATGACGCTGCTGACCTACGATATCCTGCAGGCGACGCTGTTCTCGGACGACATCACCGGCGAGCCGAAGGAATTCGCCCGCTCCATGGAAACGTTCCTGGCGCGCATGGGGCGCGTGGATCCGCTGGACATACTCGATGCCCCCGCCTTCCTGCCACGCATCAACCGGTTGATCGGCATGCGGAGCACCAATTACTTCCGCAGGCTGATCGCCGACACGATGGAGCGGCGCATCGCGATGCTGGAGCGCGCCCCGGACGCGGCACCCAACGATTTCCTGACGATGCTGTTGAAGGCCGACGGGCTGTCGCGGTCCGAGATCGAGGACAACATCATCACCTTTATCGGCGCAGGCCACGAGACGACCGCGCGTGCGCTGGGCTGGACGCTCTATCTGCTGGCGCAGGCCCCGGACGAGCGCCGCAAGGTCGAGAAAGAGCTGGACGCCACACTGGACGGCCTGCCCGATCCGGCCCAGTGGCTGGACAGGCTGCCGCGCACGCGGGCCGCACTGGAAGAGGCGATGCGCCTCTATCCGCCCGCCCCGTCGCTGAACCGGACGGCGCTTGCCGACGATTCGGTCGGCGGTATCGACATTCCCGCCGGTGCCTCCCTGCTGGTGATGCCGTGGCTCGTCCACCGCAACGAACTCTACTGGGACAGGCCCGGTTATTTCATACCGGACCGTTTCATGCCGGGCGAACGCGAGAAGCTGGACCGCTTCCAGTACCTGCCCTTCGGCGTCGGCCCCAGGGTCTGCATCGGGTCGAGCTTCGCTATGCACGAGGGCGTCATCGCGCTCGCCAGCCTCATGCGGCATCTGCGCTTCGACTATGTCGGCACCGAGCAGCCCTACCCGGTGCAGAAGATCACCGTTCAGCCGCGCGGCGGCCTGCCCATGCGGGTCAGCCGCCGCTGA
- a CDS encoding cyclic nucleotide-binding domain-containing protein, with the protein MEQVSTVRNLAPDEILIHEGDPARRVYTLTRGMLRLSTILADGRRQITGFLMPGDFLGLADEETVSATVEAVTHSTLCAFARTDMDRLLHDHPALQARLMQFTRAALREARDGQIMLGRLAPVEKLSSFLLVMSTRMAARGLPANPVPIPMSRMDIADFLGLTVETVSRSFTKLRNQHLIRLSDAHHVDIVDRRALAAVAGIDQAQEARHSSR; encoded by the coding sequence ATGGAACAGGTTTCGACGGTGCGCAACCTCGCGCCGGACGAGATCCTGATCCACGAAGGCGATCCGGCGCGGCGCGTCTATACCTTGACCAGGGGTATGTTGCGCCTGTCCACGATCCTTGCGGACGGCCGCCGGCAGATCACCGGCTTCCTGATGCCCGGCGATTTCCTGGGCCTTGCCGACGAGGAGACGGTTTCCGCCACGGTCGAGGCCGTGACGCATTCGACATTGTGCGCCTTTGCCCGCACCGACATGGACCGGCTCCTGCATGACCATCCAGCGCTACAGGCAAGGCTGATGCAGTTTACGCGCGCGGCGCTTCGCGAGGCACGGGACGGGCAGATCATGCTGGGGCGGCTGGCGCCCGTGGAGAAGCTGTCGAGCTTCCTTCTGGTGATGTCGACGCGGATGGCGGCGCGCGGCCTGCCAGCAAATCCGGTTCCGATACCGATGTCGCGAATGGATATCGCCGATTTTCTCGGCCTCACCGTCGAGACGGTCAGCCGCAGCTTCACCAAGCTGCGCAATCAGCATTTGATCCGGCTTTCCGACGCCCATCACGTGGACATCGTCGACCGGCGCGCCTTGGCGGCCGTCGCCGGCATCGACCAGGCCCAGGAGGCCCGGCACTCATCCCGATAA
- the cysK gene encoding cysteine synthase A codes for MARTHGRGRVYDSILDTIGDTPLVRIDKFAAEKGVKAKLLAKLEFFNPISSVKDRIGVAMLEKLEADGAIEPGRTVLVEPTSGNTGIALAFAAAAKGYRLILTMPETMSLERRKMLRLLGADLVLTEGAKGMKGAIAKAEELKAELPNAVIPQQFENPANPQIHRITTAEEIWNDTGGNVDIFVSGIGTGGTITGVGQVLKARKPDVHIVAVEPEASPVLSGGNPGPHKIQGIGAGFAPPILDKTVYDEVVTVSNDDAFENARLLARIEGIPVGISSGAALTAAVKVGQRPENEGKTIVVIIPSFAERYLSTALFEGLGDEEPAKPADRPAGGAI; via the coding sequence ATCGCGCGGACGCACGGACGCGGACGCGTCTACGATTCCATCCTGGACACGATCGGCGATACGCCGCTGGTCCGCATCGACAAATTCGCCGCCGAAAAGGGCGTGAAGGCGAAGCTTCTGGCCAAACTGGAGTTCTTCAACCCGATCTCGTCCGTCAAGGACCGCATCGGCGTCGCCATGCTGGAGAAGCTGGAGGCCGATGGCGCGATCGAGCCCGGCCGGACTGTCCTGGTGGAGCCGACATCCGGCAACACGGGTATCGCGCTGGCCTTCGCGGCGGCGGCCAAGGGCTATCGCCTCATCCTGACGATGCCGGAGACGATGTCGCTCGAGCGGCGCAAGATGTTGCGCCTTCTCGGTGCGGATCTTGTCCTGACCGAGGGTGCCAAGGGCATGAAGGGCGCCATCGCCAAGGCCGAGGAACTGAAGGCGGAACTGCCCAACGCGGTCATCCCCCAGCAGTTCGAGAACCCGGCAAACCCGCAGATCCACCGCATAACCACGGCGGAGGAGATCTGGAACGATACGGGCGGCAACGTCGATATCTTCGTATCGGGCATCGGAACCGGCGGCACCATCACCGGCGTCGGGCAGGTGCTGAAGGCGCGCAAGCCGGACGTGCATATCGTGGCGGTGGAGCCGGAGGCTTCGCCCGTCCTGTCGGGTGGCAATCCGGGGCCGCACAAGATCCAGGGTATCGGTGCCGGCTTCGCGCCGCCGATCCTGGACAAGACCGTCTATGACGAGGTGGTGACGGTTTCCAACGACGACGCCTTCGAAAACGCCCGTCTTCTGGCCAGGATCGAAGGCATCCCGGTGGGCATTTCGTCCGGCGCGGCGCTGACGGCCGCCGTCAAGGTGGGCCAACGCCCCGAGAATGAGGGAAAGACCATCGTCGTCATCATCCCTTCCTTCGCCGAACGCTATCTGTCGACGGCGCTGTTCGAGGGCTTGGGCGACGAAGAGCCTGCCAAGCCTGCCGACCGTCCGGCCGGCGGCGCCATCTAA